In a genomic window of Seriola aureovittata isolate HTS-2021-v1 ecotype China chromosome 11, ASM2101889v1, whole genome shotgun sequence:
- the LOC130177654 gene encoding helix-loop-helix protein 2-like: MLSPDRPEPELCWGQTDTETPLDDAQCGSMSAEPVHVPALSREEKRRRRRATAKYRSAHATRERIRVVAFNLAFAELRKLLPTIPPDKKLSKIEILRLAICYISYLNHVLDV; encoded by the coding sequence ATGCTCAGTCCTGACCGGCCCGAGCCCGAGCTGTGCTGgggacaaacagacacagagacccCGTTGGACGATGCTCAGTGTGGCTCCATGTCAGCCGAGCCCGTGCACGTGCCCGCCCTcagcagggaggagaagaggcgGAGGAGGCGCGCGACGGCTAAATATCGATCCGCGCACGCCACCAGGGAGCGGATCCGTGTAGTGGCCTTCAACTTGGCCTTCGCAGAGTTGAGAAAACTGCTCCCAACGATCCCACCGGACAAAAAGTTGTCCAAGATTGAGATCCTGCGACTCGCGATTTGTTACATCTCCTACCTCAACCACGTGCTGGATGTTTAG